From a single Nostoc edaphicum CCNP1411 genomic region:
- the thiD gene encoding bifunctional hydroxymethylpyrimidine kinase/phosphomethylpyrimidine kinase, whose product MNTAINSRIPVALTIAGSDSGGGAGIQADLRTFAFHCVHGTSAITCVTAQNTLGVRRVDAMPMEAVVAQIQAVVEDIGVQAAKTGMLLNQEIIFAVAQQVEALQINNLVVDPVMVSRTGAQLIDDDAVKTLCHTLIPKAVIITPNRYEAQILSGLQINSLEDMQAAAEIIHKTLRTKAVLVKGGGMQGDLRGVDIWFDGDKLEVLTTKQVETKNTHGTGCTLSAAIAANLAKGKDLWQAVQQAKEYVTTALTYALDIGEGQGPVGHFFPLWGLGTGDWELGKKQGSREQGAG is encoded by the coding sequence ATGAATACTGCAATAAACTCCAGAATACCTGTTGCTTTAACCATTGCTGGTTCAGATAGCGGTGGCGGTGCAGGAATTCAAGCCGATTTACGCACCTTTGCTTTTCACTGTGTCCACGGTACTAGCGCTATAACCTGTGTCACGGCACAAAACACTCTAGGAGTGAGGAGGGTTGATGCTATGCCAATGGAGGCTGTTGTAGCGCAAATTCAGGCAGTAGTTGAGGACATTGGCGTACAAGCTGCCAAAACGGGAATGTTGCTCAATCAGGAAATTATCTTTGCTGTTGCCCAGCAAGTGGAAGCTTTACAAATCAATAATCTAGTAGTTGATCCAGTAATGGTGTCACGTACAGGAGCACAATTGATTGATGATGATGCTGTGAAGACTCTGTGCCATACCCTGATTCCCAAGGCGGTTATAATCACGCCCAATCGCTATGAAGCCCAGATTTTGAGCGGGTTACAAATTAATTCCTTGGAGGATATGCAAGCTGCTGCTGAAATTATTCACAAAACTTTAAGGACGAAGGCTGTTTTAGTCAAGGGCGGAGGTATGCAAGGAGATTTACGTGGCGTTGATATCTGGTTTGATGGCGATAAGTTGGAAGTTTTGACGACAAAGCAAGTAGAGACAAAAAATACCCACGGTACTGGTTGTACACTATCGGCTGCGATCGCTGCTAATCTGGCTAAGGGAAAAGACTTGTGGCAGGCGGTGCAACAAGCAAAGGAGTATGTAACTACTGCACTCACTTACGCCCTAGATATTGGTGAAGGGCAAGGCCCTGTAGGACACTTCTTCCCATTGTGGGGACTAGGGACTGGGGACTGGGAACTGGGGAAGAAGCAGGGGAGCAGGGAGCAGGGAGCAGGGTGA
- a CDS encoding DNA cytosine methyltransferase has protein sequence MIDNRAISISLFTGAGGLDIGIEQAGFRVVSVVEKDPDAAKTIAFNRPHLNSALARDIQKITAQNLLEEGGYVINLGRPLRIGEVDLVTGGPPCQPFSTAGKRGSVMDPRGSLFMDFIRIVEQVQPRFFVMENVKGLLSAPIRHRPHLERGTGYAPLELDEMQGSALEIVLEEMKRIGYQVIYKVMEAADYGVPQNRARVIFIGSRDGESATFPLPTHSKEGSLLPQWRTLKDALINLEDPQPEYTSYSKNRLQYLKLLKSGQNWRDLPNDLIKEAMGGAYKSGGGKVGFYRRLCWDKPSPTVTTSPYQKATDMCHPEELRPLSVRECARIQTFPDSWIFYGSTASKYRQIGNAVPVLLAQAIGDYLHSLIRQEKPKGIPVFEQLSLFNH, from the coding sequence GTGATAGACAATCGGGCAATATCAATCAGTTTATTTACAGGAGCAGGTGGACTAGATATTGGGATAGAACAGGCAGGTTTTCGGGTAGTAAGTGTTGTTGAGAAAGATCCTGATGCTGCGAAGACTATAGCTTTTAACCGACCTCACCTAAATAGTGCCTTAGCAAGAGATATACAGAAAATCACTGCTCAAAATCTTTTGGAAGAAGGGGGATATGTTATTAACCTTGGTAGACCCCTACGTATTGGAGAAGTAGATTTAGTAACTGGCGGTCCCCCTTGTCAACCCTTCAGCACAGCAGGAAAACGTGGTTCAGTTATGGACCCACGTGGCAGCTTGTTTATGGACTTTATACGTATTGTCGAACAAGTGCAGCCACGCTTTTTTGTCATGGAGAATGTTAAAGGTTTACTCTCGGCTCCTATTCGTCATAGACCTCATCTGGAAAGAGGAACGGGTTATGCTCCTTTGGAGCTAGATGAAATGCAAGGGAGCGCTCTTGAGATTGTTTTAGAAGAAATGAAGCGCATTGGTTATCAAGTTATTTATAAAGTAATGGAAGCAGCAGATTACGGTGTTCCGCAAAACAGAGCGCGAGTAATCTTTATTGGCTCAAGAGATGGTGAATCGGCTACATTCCCTTTGCCTACTCATAGTAAAGAAGGCTCTTTATTACCTCAATGGCGCACTCTTAAAGATGCTCTGATCAACTTAGAAGATCCACAACCGGAGTATACTTCCTACTCAAAAAACCGTCTTCAATATTTAAAGCTTTTAAAAAGTGGTCAAAACTGGAGAGATTTACCTAACGACTTGATAAAAGAAGCAATGGGAGGCGCTTATAAATCTGGAGGTGGTAAAGTAGGGTTTTACAGAAGATTATGTTGGGATAAGCCGTCTCCTACTGTTACTACAAGTCCTTACCAAAAGGCTACAGATATGTGTCATCCAGAGGAACTGCGTCCTCTCAGTGTTCGAGAGTGCGCCAGGATTCAAACCTTTCCAGACTCATGGATTTTCTATGGTTCGACAGCCTCTAAATACCGACAGATAGGTAATGCTGTACCTGTACTCTTAGCTCAAGCTATTGGTGACTATTTACATAGTTTAATTAGACAGGAAAAACCTAAAGGGATACCAGTTTTTGAACAGCTTTCACTATTTAATCACTAA
- a CDS encoding choice-of-anchor D domain-containing protein, producing the protein MAGKTYYVSGTGNDKNNGLKEDAAFRSLGKAFYEMKTGDTVYVMNGTYEKGGNIFNMNGSPDNWTTVKAYPGHTPKIKTTITGINIFSSSYVRIEGLELEGNRENITLEYALSQKDNVNNPLTYANGIYVSAWKDSQGAGGTNPHHIVIAENTVRNFAGGGIAFRDADYITVEKNVVSGNAWYSPFGNQGITALNSFNFDNNTTDYRIIFRDNISYDNKSLVPWVVVGRITEGHGIMLDTTMETKDGSPYTGKALIANNTSYNNGGGGIEIFKATNVDVVNNTVYQNGLVLKEHGEINVSYSDKVGVYNNILYATKNQKANSIKFAKNITFDRNLVYNSNLFQASDNLKATGLQNILGKDPQFVDAAKKNFALKAESPAIDAGSNAFNARTGNIPLDGDGNGTALIDIGAYEAPRITITAPEIQVLNGTVDIADGTTTAINFGDTTVGNTLTKTFTIKNTGTSALSLSNLKLPDGFSLIGTLPTSVAANASTTISVALNTTTPGTYSGSLSLNNNDSDESPFDFAISGVVKPAPAPEIQVLNGTVDIADGTTTAINFGDTTVGNTLTKTFTIKNTGTSALSLSNLKLPDGFSLVGTLPTSVAANASTTISVALNTTTPGTYSGSLSLNNNDSDESPFDFAISGVVKPKTQVINGTAGNDTFITRLNNGNDIITDFGGVGTNSNPSAAVIAKIDTLQFIGAGLTARNLQLTQNGTNLEVTFEDVANTKVTLQNFKLENLENLVALPTRPAIGNILFDGQANFTDNFDVINADSTQTSIFNRNTVTFLNDLNNNIVGFDNSNDVINGQGGNDTIDGKSGDDLLRGGNGNDLLIGGQGNDTLVGGLGADSFLYNTNAAFTSTAVGIDTITDFNRSQGDKIILDKTTFGAITSVVGTGFSNANDFQVTSLGAASNAVIVYDPLTGNLLYNQNGSAAGLGSGGQFAKLTGAPTLTASDFIVQA; encoded by the coding sequence ATGGCTGGCAAAACATACTACGTTTCTGGAACAGGCAATGATAAAAATAATGGATTGAAAGAAGATGCTGCATTTCGCAGTTTGGGTAAAGCTTTCTATGAGATGAAAACAGGCGATACAGTCTACGTCATGAATGGCACTTATGAGAAAGGAGGAAATATTTTTAACATGAATGGCTCGCCAGACAACTGGACAACCGTCAAAGCCTATCCAGGACATACGCCTAAGATAAAAACAACTATAACTGGCATTAATATATTTAGTTCATCTTACGTGCGGATTGAAGGACTTGAGCTAGAGGGCAATCGGGAAAACATCACTCTAGAATATGCCTTAAGTCAGAAGGATAACGTTAACAACCCCTTGACTTATGCTAATGGAATTTATGTATCAGCATGGAAAGATAGCCAGGGAGCGGGCGGTACTAATCCTCATCACATTGTCATTGCTGAGAATACAGTCCGTAACTTTGCAGGTGGAGGCATTGCATTTCGTGATGCCGATTACATTACTGTTGAGAAAAATGTTGTGTCTGGAAACGCTTGGTATTCGCCTTTTGGTAATCAGGGAATCACCGCACTTAACAGTTTTAACTTTGATAACAATACTACTGACTACAGGATAATTTTTAGAGACAACATTTCTTATGATAATAAAAGTCTGGTTCCCTGGGTAGTGGTAGGCAGAATCACTGAAGGGCACGGTATTATGCTTGATACCACTATGGAGACTAAAGACGGCTCACCCTATACCGGTAAAGCACTAATTGCAAATAACACAAGCTACAACAATGGAGGTGGAGGCATTGAAATTTTTAAAGCTACAAATGTCGATGTTGTCAACAACACAGTTTACCAAAATGGTCTTGTTCTTAAAGAGCATGGAGAGATTAATGTTTCTTATTCAGACAAAGTAGGTGTCTACAACAACATCTTGTACGCAACCAAAAATCAAAAAGCGAACAGCATTAAGTTCGCCAAAAATATAACCTTTGATCGCAACCTTGTTTATAACTCGAATTTATTCCAAGCTTCAGATAATCTAAAAGCTACAGGATTGCAGAACATTTTGGGTAAAGATCCTCAATTTGTTGATGCAGCCAAAAAGAATTTTGCGCTCAAAGCTGAAAGTCCTGCGATCGATGCTGGTTCCAATGCCTTCAATGCCAGAACTGGGAACATTCCTCTGGATGGTGATGGTAATGGCACTGCATTGATTGACATTGGCGCATACGAAGCTCCCCGCATCACTATTACTGCCCCGGAAATTCAAGTTCTCAATGGCACGGTTGATATTGCAGATGGCACCACTACCGCCATTAATTTTGGCGACACCACTGTTGGTAACACCCTGACCAAAACCTTTACTATTAAGAACACCGGTACCTCTGCACTTAGCCTGAGTAACCTCAAACTTCCCGACGGATTTAGTTTGATCGGTACTCTTCCGACGAGTGTGGCTGCTAATGCTTCCACTACCATTTCGGTGGCACTCAACACCACTACACCAGGTACTTATAGTGGTAGCCTCAGTTTAAATAACAACGATAGTGATGAAAGCCCCTTTGACTTTGCGATTAGTGGCGTAGTTAAACCCGCTCCTGCCCCAGAAATTCAAGTTCTCAATGGCACGGTTGACATTGCAGATGGCACTACTACCGCTATTAATTTTGGCGACACCACTGTTGGTAACACCCTGACCAAAACCTTTACCATTAAGAACACCGGTACATCTGCACTCAGCCTGAGTAACCTCAAACTTCCTGACGGATTTAGTTTGGTCGGTACTCTTCCGACGAGTGTGGCTGCTAATGCTTCCACTACAATATCGGTGGCACTCAACACCACTACACCAGGTACTTATAGTGGTAGCCTCAGTTTAAATAACAACGATAGTGATGAAAGCCCCTTTGACTTTGCGATTAGTGGCGTAGTTAAACCCAAAACTCAAGTTATCAATGGCACGGCGGGCAATGATACCTTTATTACCCGATTAAACAATGGCAATGACATCATCACGGACTTTGGTGGTGTAGGTACTAACTCAAATCCTTCAGCTGCGGTGATTGCGAAAATAGACACCTTGCAATTTATTGGGGCTGGTTTGACTGCGAGAAATCTGCAATTAACTCAAAACGGCACCAATTTAGAAGTCACCTTTGAAGATGTGGCTAATACCAAAGTAACTCTGCAAAACTTTAAGTTAGAAAACCTGGAGAACTTGGTTGCATTACCAACAAGACCCGCCATCGGTAATATCCTATTTGATGGACAGGCTAACTTTACTGACAACTTTGATGTGATTAATGCCGACTCCACTCAAACTAGCATTTTCAACAGAAACACTGTCACTTTCCTCAATGATTTGAACAATAACATTGTCGGTTTTGACAACTCTAACGATGTGATTAATGGTCAAGGAGGTAATGACACCATCGACGGAAAAAGTGGTGATGACCTGCTACGGGGTGGTAATGGCAATGATCTTCTTATTGGTGGACAAGGCAATGATACTCTTGTGGGTGGTTTAGGTGCTGATTCTTTCCTTTACAACACCAATGCTGCCTTTACTAGCACTGCTGTGGGTATTGATACCATTACTGACTTCAACCGCTCTCAAGGTGATAAGATTATTCTGGATAAGACTACCTTTGGTGCCATTACTTCTGTTGTCGGAACAGGTTTTAGTAACGCCAATGATTTTCAAGTCACCAGTCTAGGGGCGGCTAGTAATGCTGTGATTGTCTACGATCCTCTGACTGGGAATTTACTATACAATCAAAATGGCAGCGCTGCTGGTTTAGGCAGTGGGGGTCAATTTGCAAAACTTACTGGTGCGCCTACTCTGACTGCTTCCGATTTCATCGTTCAAGCATAG
- a CDS encoding phosphoglucomutase/phosphomannomutase family protein produces the protein MPVVANSIKFGTDGWRGIIGDEFTFERLALVAPVAAKVLYDTYFSTVGSRTIIVGYDRRFMAEDFARAVADTVTAVGFDVLLSETYAPTPAYSWAAKELNALGALVITASHNPGKYLGLKVKGYFGGSVPPEVTKEIEDQLAVGVPLAATPGKQEKFDPWPSYTQALERKVDIAKLREAIASGKLTLFADVMHGAAATGLARLLGNQVKEINSDRDPLFGGGAPEPLPKYLSKLFEVIKTHRETDKSGLTVGLVFDGDCDRIAAVDGEANFLSSQVLIPILIDHLTLRRGFTGEIVKTVSGSDLMPLVAALHNLSVFETAVGYKYIADRMLAAKVLLGGEESGGIGYGSHIPERDALLSALYVLEAIVESGLDLGEYYRHLQKQTGFTSAYDRIDLPLASMEVRSRLLQQLQTQPLTEIAGLAVIDCQTIDGYKYRLADKSWLMIRFSGTEPVLRLYCEASTIEQVHQTLAWAKQWAE, from the coding sequence ATGCCAGTTGTAGCTAACTCAATCAAGTTTGGTACAGACGGCTGGCGGGGCATTATTGGTGACGAGTTCACCTTTGAACGCCTAGCCCTGGTCGCGCCAGTTGCCGCAAAAGTATTATATGATACATATTTTTCTACAGTGGGTAGCCGGACAATAATTGTCGGTTACGATCGCCGATTCATGGCTGAAGACTTTGCTCGTGCTGTCGCCGATACTGTCACTGCTGTCGGCTTTGATGTGCTACTGAGCGAAACTTATGCCCCAACCCCAGCTTATAGTTGGGCAGCAAAAGAACTCAATGCTTTAGGGGCGCTGGTAATTACGGCCAGCCACAATCCTGGTAAATATTTAGGTTTAAAAGTCAAGGGTTATTTTGGTGGATCAGTACCGCCAGAAGTCACAAAAGAGATAGAAGATCAGTTGGCGGTGGGAGTACCACTAGCAGCTACCCCAGGTAAGCAAGAGAAATTCGATCCTTGGCCTAGTTATACCCAAGCGTTAGAACGTAAAGTTGATATTGCCAAACTTCGAGAAGCGATCGCATCTGGTAAATTGACATTATTTGCCGATGTGATGCATGGCGCTGCTGCTACTGGATTGGCGAGACTACTAGGCAATCAAGTCAAAGAAATCAACAGCGATCGCGATCCCCTATTTGGTGGTGGTGCGCCGGAACCCTTGCCTAAATACCTTTCAAAGCTATTTGAAGTCATCAAGACTCACCGAGAAACCGATAAATCAGGTTTAACGGTGGGGTTGGTATTTGATGGAGACTGCGATCGCATTGCAGCAGTAGATGGGGAAGCAAACTTCCTAAGTTCCCAAGTATTAATCCCGATATTAATCGACCATTTAACCCTGCGGCGCGGTTTTACTGGAGAAATAGTCAAAACTGTTAGTGGTTCCGACTTGATGCCGCTTGTAGCGGCACTACATAACCTCTCAGTCTTTGAAACAGCAGTTGGTTATAAATACATCGCTGACAGAATGTTAGCAGCAAAAGTGTTACTGGGTGGCGAAGAGTCGGGAGGAATTGGCTATGGTAGCCATATTCCCGAACGCGATGCGCTGCTGTCAGCATTGTACGTGTTAGAGGCGATTGTAGAATCTGGTTTGGATTTAGGTGAGTATTATCGCCACTTGCAGAAACAAACAGGATTTACTTCAGCTTACGATCGCATTGATTTACCCTTAGCAAGTATGGAAGTGCGATCGCGTCTTTTGCAACAACTGCAAACCCAACCCTTAACGGAAATTGCAGGGTTAGCAGTAATTGATTGCCAAACAATTGACGGCTACAAGTATCGTTTAGCTGATAAAAGCTGGTTAATGATTCGGTTTAGCGGGACTGAACCAGTTTTACGCCTGTACTGCGAAGCCTCGACAATTGAGCAAGTGCATCAAACTCTTGCTTGGGCGAAACAGTGGGCAGAGTAA
- a CDS encoding P-II family nitrogen regulator → MKKVEAIIRPFKLDEVKIALVNAGIVGMTVSEVRGFGRQKGQTERYRGSEYTVEFLQKLKVEIVVDDNQVDMVVDKIIAAARTGEIGDGKIFISPVEQVIRIRTGEKNTEAV, encoded by the coding sequence ATGAAAAAAGTAGAAGCTATTATCCGCCCATTTAAGCTAGATGAGGTAAAAATTGCCTTGGTTAACGCTGGTATTGTTGGTATGACTGTTTCTGAAGTCCGGGGGTTCGGACGGCAGAAAGGCCAAACTGAACGGTATCGCGGTTCTGAGTACACCGTTGAGTTTCTGCAAAAACTCAAAGTGGAAATCGTAGTTGACGATAATCAAGTTGATATGGTGGTGGACAAAATTATTGCTGCTGCCCGCACTGGTGAAATTGGCGATGGTAAAATTTTCATCTCGCCTGTTGAGCAAGTGATTCGGATTCGCACCGGCGAAAAGAACACAGAAGCAGTTTAA
- a CDS encoding 2'-5' RNA ligase family protein, with translation MSRFFIALLPSQDIQDYANQIKQDFADRYASSGALKSPPHITLQPPFEWADANLPLLEASLKEFARGQQPLAITLRGFDAFVPRVIYINVVRSQELLTLQANLMAYTESNLGIVDQVSKTRPFTPHITVAFRDLTKQNFKAAWPEFEKRQLHFEFTADKLTLLLHDGKRWNIKSEFAFLT, from the coding sequence ATGAGCCGTTTTTTCATTGCCCTCCTACCATCCCAAGACATTCAAGACTACGCCAACCAGATTAAGCAGGACTTTGCCGATCGCTACGCTAGTAGTGGGGCGCTAAAGTCTCCGCCTCATATTACTCTGCAACCGCCCTTTGAATGGGCAGATGCTAACTTACCACTACTAGAAGCATCCTTGAAGGAGTTTGCTCGTGGACAACAGCCACTAGCAATTACACTCAGGGGGTTTGATGCCTTTGTGCCTCGCGTCATATACATTAATGTCGTCAGAAGTCAAGAACTTTTGACTTTGCAAGCTAATTTAATGGCTTATACAGAAAGCAACTTGGGAATTGTTGACCAGGTTTCTAAAACGCGCCCTTTTACGCCCCATATAACAGTTGCGTTTCGGGATTTAACAAAGCAGAACTTTAAAGCTGCTTGGCCAGAATTTGAAAAGCGTCAATTGCATTTTGAGTTTACTGCCGACAAATTAACACTGTTGCTTCACGACGGTAAGCGCTGGAATATTAAATCGGAGTTTGCTTTTTTGACTTGA
- the rdgB gene encoding RdgB/HAM1 family non-canonical purine NTP pyrophosphatase — MTKLLVVATGNPGKLREMQAYLENSGWELTLKPEELEIEETGETFAANACLKASQIAKATGNWAIADDSGLQVDALNGSPGVYSARYAKTDSERIARILSELGNEVNRQAQFVCAVAIARPDGAIVLQSEGVCRGEILHAPRGDSGFGYDPIFYVQELQLTFAEMTKELKRSISHRGKAFTALLPQLERIRS; from the coding sequence ATGACCAAATTACTTGTAGTAGCCACAGGAAATCCAGGTAAGTTGCGGGAAATGCAAGCTTATCTGGAAAATTCTGGTTGGGAATTAACCCTCAAACCTGAAGAATTGGAAATTGAAGAGACGGGCGAAACTTTTGCCGCCAACGCTTGTCTGAAAGCGTCACAAATTGCTAAAGCTACGGGAAACTGGGCAATTGCTGATGATTCGGGCTTGCAAGTAGATGCCCTAAATGGCTCACCAGGGGTGTATTCTGCACGTTACGCCAAAACCGACTCAGAACGCATTGCTAGGATATTGAGCGAATTAGGCAACGAGGTAAATCGGCAAGCTCAATTTGTTTGTGCAGTAGCGATCGCTCGTCCCGATGGTGCGATCGTATTACAATCTGAAGGTGTTTGTCGTGGCGAAATTCTCCACGCACCTCGTGGTGATAGTGGTTTCGGTTACGACCCAATTTTTTATGTACAAGAGTTGCAATTGACCTTTGCTGAAATGACAAAAGAGTTAAAAAGGTCAATTAGCCATCGAGGGAAGGCTTTTACAGCTTTGCTTCCGCAACTGGAGAGAATTAGGAGTTAG